Proteins encoded in a region of the Elaeis guineensis isolate ETL-2024a chromosome 7, EG11, whole genome shotgun sequence genome:
- the LOC105048495 gene encoding plasmodesmata-located protein 7: MKIYPLSYVSLLLLHSLLLSTGAASGDDSTLVYAACSNLKYDPNSPYQSNLDSLLTSFANAAALSTYSNFSSSFATPAAPIFGLYQCRSDLSLPDCASCVRSALPQLSTLCPSDTAATLQLRGCYLRYGNDSFLGRPDTSLSFKRCGPAATSDHSATMSDMALSSLASPGAAVGPFRLGVAGQVRGAAQCVGDLSPEDCGACLAHAVGQLRAECGDSESGDMYLGKCYARFWSGDGDDDFSSAHRRSLYRALWLLLSVVAASI; this comes from the coding sequence ATGAAAATTTATCCCCTCTCCTACGTGTCactcctcctgctccactcccttctTCTGTCCACCGGCGCCGCCTCCGGCGACGACTCCACCTTGGTCTACGCCGCCTGCTCCAACCTCAAGTACGATCCAAACTCCCCCTACCAGTCCAACCTCGACTCCCTCCTCACCTCCTTCGCCAACGCCGCCGCCCTCTCCACTTACTCCAACTTCTCCTCCTCTTTCGCCACCCCCGCCGCCCCCATCTTTGGCCTCTACCAGTGCCGCAGCGACCTCTCTCTCCCCGACTGCGCCTCCTGCGTCCGCTCCGCCCTCCCCCAACTCTCCACCCTCTGCCCCTCCGACACCGCAGCCACCCTCCAGCTTCGCGGCTGCTACCTCCGCTACGGCAACGACTCCTTCCTCGGCCGCCCCGACACCTCCCTCTCCTTCAAGCGCTGCGGCCCCGCCGCCACCTCCGACCACTCCGCCACCATGAGCGACATGGCTCTCTCCTCCCTGGCTTCGCCGGGGGCGGCGGTGGGACCGTTCCGGCTCGGCGTCGCCGGGCAGGTGCGCGGGGCGGCGCAGTGCGTCGGGGACTTGAGCCCGGAGGACTGCGGCGCGTGCCTCGCCCACGCCGTCGGGCAGCTGAGGGCGGAGTGCGGCGACTCCGAGTCGGGGGACATGTACCTGGGGAAGTGTTACGCGAGGTTCTGGTCCGGAGACGGTGATGATGACTTCTCTTCGGCTCACCGGCGGTCGCTGTACCGGGCTCTGTGGCTCCTTCTCAGTGTGGTGGCGGCGAGCATCTAG
- the LOC105048496 gene encoding ubiquitin-conjugating enzyme E2 variant 1D, producing the protein MGSEGSRVVVPRNFRLLEELERGEKGIGDGTVSYGMDDPDDIYMRSWTGTIIGPHNTVHEGRIYQLKLFCDKDYPDNPPTVRFQTRINMTCVNQETGVVEPSLFPMLARWRREYTMEDILVNLKKEMSAPQNRKLYQPPEGNDDQRVEQKGLVLRCCIL; encoded by the exons ATGGGTTCCGAGGGATCGCGGGTGGTTG TTCCTAGAAACTTTAGATTGCTGGAAGAGCTTGAGAGAGGCGAGAAAGGTATCGGTGATGGAACCGTGAGCTATGGAATGGATGATCCTGATGACATCTATATGCGTTCCTGGACTGGGACAATTATTGGTCCACACAAT ACTGTTCACGAGGGACGGATATATCAGTTGAAGCTATTCTGTGACAAAGACTATCCAGATAATCCACCAACTGTGCGATTCCAGACTCGTATAAACATGACATGTGTAAATCAGGAAACTGGAGTG GTTGAGCCGAGCCTCTTTCCAATGCTTGCACGCTGGCGAAGGGAATACACGATGGAGGACATACTAGtcaatttgaagaaagaaatgtcGGCTCCTCAGAACCGGAAGCTTTACCAGCCTCCGGAAG GCAACGATGACCAGAGGGTGGAGCAGAAGGGTTTGGTTCTCAGGTGCTGTATCCTTTAA